The Solenopsis invicta isolate M01_SB chromosome 3, UNIL_Sinv_3.0, whole genome shotgun sequence region tatattgcattaaaattgcTTGAAATATAATGATCGAAGTTCAACATCTcaaatgcatattttaaaatcaaaattgttacacaaaaattcaaatatttattagataatataaaagtaataatttgtaTTGACAATTTGGTATATTTTGATAGCATTGAAATATCGAACAGTACTTACAAGGGACATGTCACGGGTGTCCGGAACCAATTTGATTCTCCttaaaatatgttgttaaacacgaaaatctaagagacccgtatttttttatatcggcgGAATCTTATGTTTAAGAGGTGAAATACctttttgaaagaaagaaaaaaaagcatttctCTTTTTGGGCTAATATCGTCGAAAGTAGAAgaccaaaaaaaattattttaacaaaagttgtatgacttaaagagtactttaaagttgtaaaaaaaaatttttgctttgTTTAACGAAATATCCCCATTACctagtttttttcaaattttatcatatatgattggaaaaaataacctttaatttgacttaaaaaatttttaatttgaaaaaaaaaactttgggtGGTGGGATATTtcgttaaataaaacaaaaactttttttataactttaaagtactctttaaatcgtacttttgttaaaaaaattttgttctgtcTCTTCTATTTTCGACGATATTCGCCCCAAAAGAGAAataccgtttttttttcaaaagggtgtttcattccctaaacatgaaattccgccgatataaaaaaatgtaggaTCTTAGATCTTCAGTGTTTAACAACTTATTTCAAAGAGAATCAAATCGGCACCGGACACCCGTGACATGTCCCTAGACATTGCTGTGAAATATTCATacattcatttacattttatatatatatatatatatggaatgAATCTTAATGATTGAATCAGGCTTTTACTTTACGAAAGAAATTACAGACTActccattattttaattttgagcaAAACgtgtatctttatattttttttctaaataaataaagacacTTAAATCTTGCTTAAAGCTAAAATAACATTGTTGTAATCAAGCCTAAATCAATTAGGCGtgcaatttcttttatacagTAAATATCAGATTCAATCATTAAGATTCAccatctgtgtgtgtgtgtgtgtgtgtgtgtgtgtgcgcgcgcgcgcgcgtatatgtaTAGAACATTTACAAAACTTCATATGGTGATTACACTATGATTATCATCACGATTTCCAAAAATTTGGATTCTGCTGTAATCGTCTTTCAAAAGTCTCGTACCAGCTCTGTAATGTAGATAAGGGTACAAAGTTTTCAGTAGGATTTGGCGTCATTTGCGCTTGTGTCACTGTGTAACTAGTCACATAATTCACAAAATTTGTTAGCATCTTTTGTACAAATTCCATGAAGGAATTTGTTACAGTCGCAGTGACAGTAGCTATCTGCTGCTCGATTACCACCAGTGGTTCAACTGACACGCCAATTTGTGCAAAGTGTGAGATCTTTCCAACTCCAAAAATTCCCAAGTTGCTATTCTCGAATTCAtgatttttctttagatttgatattttgaaGATGGCTGATGGTTTGGAATTGGAAACATATCCAAGGAATTGCCAGTTGGGTGGCGCATTTGGATCTGGCCAACTGAAGTATActgtaaacaattattttgatattaattttaatactatatatGAGAAATAAGTTGTGCAGTTCAAGTTGTAAAGTTTTCTAATTTGTTCTTGAAAATAGAAGCAGATATTAGAAACATACAAAGTGTCTTAAAAAGTGCCTGCATTTGttgagaatattataaaaaattagtagtAAACTCACAAAACATTTGCGACTCCATTCTGAAAACATTGCTATTTTCAGTGCTAAAACGCTTGCAATTTTAAACagtgatacaaatattttaaggtaGATGATGCCACTTTTCTTATTCATCTTTAAGGAATGTCTATGTTTTTATCTGCTCttatttccgagaaaaaaatttggaaacttTACAATTTGAATGTCCCTTGtgaagaaaaatttgatatttttgtaactCATATGCAAAAGTAATCTTCATTCTTCTGTCTTACCTGCACCTCCCATACCATCTGAAAAAGGAATTGTGCCAGTGAGAAATACCACTATATGGTTTATATTGTCAGCATCAGGTATAGtaatcaaaaattgattttcaccAACTTGTTGAAAGTCAGTTTGAAcctaaaagataaaaataatattcatataaaattatgtatgtgtacctgtgtgtgtgcgcgcatttataagattttttaaagttactcaCGAGTCGTCCAGATACGATTATACCAAGCATTTTTGCAGACACATTTAGATTATTCTACTATAATCCGTTTATCACAGAGTTTCAAAATATGCCGTAATATTGCTCAAGTATAAGCGTTTCTATATTATGTTAGAAATATCCTAAGCACCAGCACCAGGGCAACGAAAATGAGGTTAGTTTTGTGATACGGTGGGTCCAAGTAAAGCCTAGtacacataaaatgcataacatgcATAAAACATCACCTATCGGCCAATGAGCATCAAGCATAATGTGGCCAaattgatttatacaaaattctattggtcttgtaattttttaacatataatgattgtaaatttataaaagacttattctaatatcttatatatggaacattaactataaattttcagtattagCAATGAATATTGGAACACTGTctctgtaaaattattaaacatattaaggttggtttatgcaggcaataaggctataacacacaccttccataaccgtaaccataagacgtaccgtaagaattagccaatcacagtcgagaattcagaaataagaatttgaattctcgactgtgattggctaattcttacggtacatcttatggttacggttatggaaggtgtgtgttatagccttaaccgctaacttatgccggaatcagtaagaaattagccaatcacaatcaatttataaaagaataatcaaCTAtggttggtcaatttcttaccgATTCCGGCATAAGTCAGCAATTAAACCGTTtgtttctgttcctgaactctctaaataagtgtacacttaaaatgaaatagatagatgtttcaaagttagctaaagcaagaaggaacgttccagtgcagtctagtgcaggaataaaaaacaagcctaaagttggtttataatagccgtaaccgtaagaaattgaccaatcatggtcgatttatagaagaatagtcGACTACGATTGGTAAATTTCTTaagcgtcgtctacaatacagtcgttACGATGTTACGACGTTGCGACGGgccaatcaaagaaaaaaatatatgattttttcttctttgattggtccgtcgTAGAGTCGTAACATCTTAATGATTGTATTGTAGACGCCGCTTTACGGTAACGGTTATTTTAAATCAACCTTTACTGCGCATGCTTGACGCTCGATGCTTCTATGTAAAAGCGCCTTTAGCGTGACGCTGCGTCACTGGCATGGCGACAATCTGCGATAATCCGTTGGCAAAGTGCCGCTCAGCGCGCCTTTTGCTACGCGATTTTTTCATACTCTTGCTTCTTATTGCGTTTTTGCGGTAAGAAGACTAGTTGCGAAGTTGCGATCCATCGATCTGTTTAAATGTGATTACGAGATAGGAAGTTGCTTACCATTCTTTGCCGTGTTACCTGAACGCGGACTGCTCAACATGGTGAGTGCGACCGCGTGGCCATGATCGATCCGATGGCGTAGTTACTAAGATTCTTTTTCTAATCCAAAATTTTCCGTTTAACATTCGCAAACTGTTGCTATTTATCTCTGGAAGTTGTATGTGTATATTTGTAGATATTACGCTTAcaatacgtatatatgtatatatatttatctttaaattgatatgtgaactaattttatatagaacGGAAATTatcaaagttataaaagtttaaaatttcaaaagaataaGTTTAACTTTATAATGGATATTATATGATGCGTAATATAATGTTATTGCTCTAGTTGCTGAACATTCaccatttaagaaaaatattaaagtaataaaatgttgaaataataaattgcaaatttaagtttttttatttaatttttgtatttgttttaattaaaatatgttttatttaaaaatgtaattatattgagttgtttttatttgttcattgacagataaaaacaatttaatataattatatttttaagtaaaaaatattttaatcaaaacaaaTATGATTCACTGGTTCAGTgatcttatataaatatattgtgaataatatgtacaaatataatatgtataaaaatatatatatatatatatttgttgttatttgtttagaacagatttttaattttaattaaacttttaaatgcaatagcAGATAATCAGTAttacttttctattattttatttgatttggcAGGATTTGTCAGACAGTATTGATAAATCATGGGATTATCCGTGGACTACCGAGGAGatgaggagaaagaggagggagTGGAGTCTGGCAGGTGACGTCGGGCTTCTTAAACATCTTCAGCAATTTTCTGAAGTATGATCTGTTGTTTTGCCTTTTCGACATTTACATCTAGCGGTATGTTACACtttgattttatgtaaaattttagaaCTTGGTATCTAAGGCCAGCAAGACTCAAGCTGCTTTGGACACATTGACGACGCAGTTAAAGGAAACAGGAATATTAGTGGATAATGTTACCAATACATCCTTGGCTTTGGCAAATACTCAATTTATTGAGAGTCGTGTACAGGAGGATGATATAGAGATTAAAGAGAGTTCTGTGAAGCAGGAAGtaagatttaatatttgttttttgatacaatattttattttaacaaatatctttttttttgagaaatttatgcTTTTTAATACTTGcacgaaaaaaataatatcaaatcaacaatcattgtctCATATAAAcaagtacataaaatttttaagcagTTTGATAATCTAAACtttaacaaaatgtatttttatatgaatattattgtttaaagtgTAGGCGTAAAGGATAGGTAGAGAAATCAACTATAACTTAGGTgcgaaatattactttatttgtcATTAAGCTCAATACGTGTTATTGCTGCGAGTTGCAAAAACGTTCTGCCACAGTGGTTTTGTCAAATTCTCGAAAACAGAGTCGTTGTTGTCTCAAGATCCGATGTGGCCAATTGCGCGTTGACACCGCTCGCTATTGTTCCGAAATCAGTAAATATCAGtgataaatatgtttatgatcTATCTCGATGTCGACGCTACAAGGCCGCACGGGATCTGTTACATTCCAGACTACAAAAGAGcacaatatattttgatatattaatattaataatattaaatataatattaaatatattataataatattataatgatattaaaaaattttttatttgaaaattttgttattttgtattcaatatatttttctctcaattcgtgaaaattattattaagaataaagatgaatatagttttctttataaaactacaaaaattcttcatttaaacaaattatgtttatgtttatttaagattatcagaCTATTATATTCTTCTTtacatatgaaataataattggtgatttgatactaattctttttttttgtggataaaaaaaatttgtgtgtcATATTAGGATGCAAAGACTCAGGACTCGGCACCAGAAAATGTTTTAGCTAGCATAGGTGAGAGTATTAAACAAGGTTTAAACATAATGGATGAAAAGTACAAAGTAATGGACGTGGCTTGCAGCGACAGCGAGGAGGAAGACGAGGGTGATGCTGTAGTGTTCAGGTTAACAGCTTTATTCCTGTACATAAATCagcttctataaaaaaataaaaacagcacATTCTTGTTTTGGAATGtctttgtttttgaaatattaagtaTCAAAATGAGATCAGACAGcattaaatagacataatttatataaggaattttatataattttatcaagaaaaatatattcttattatttaataacaattttgattttaatatttattttaagattttttatactaaaatttgatcaatttaCAGTGTCATTGTGGGACCCAATGATCCATATCAAGATCGACCCTTACCATACGTTATCGGTTCTGATAAATGGATAGCGTCGAATAAGATAGGTTTAGAGAGCAGCAGTAGCGAATCTGAACAAGTTGATGAGAGGGAGGAATCAGAAAGCGAGAAAGAGGATGCAGGTGTGCGAAAGATGTTCAATAGCCGACATAATCCAGAGATAAATATAGCAAGATTGTCGTCGTCATCCTCCAGCGATTTGGATAATTACAATGACCACAGCAATAACATATCTTATGGGATTAACAAAGATATTATATCtcagaataatataaattctgcTTCAGAATCTGCTAcacctaataatatatcaaaGGTAATCTTGTATATCTCAATTTGTTACCTCAATTAAGTTGTTATTTTCAGTCTTAAgattttatgatttgtaaaaatggaactttattttaaaaatgaaataattaatccttttttttctcttgcagACATCGAATGAAGCAACGCCCAATTTTGCAGAAGAGTTAGCCAAACGATTAGGTACTGTCCGTCAAGCACAAAAGCCTACCGCTGTGGATGAAACAAGTGAATCGTCGATTAATCGGTTTAAAGGTATGCAgttaacaattttgtaaaacgAAAAACATTGTTAatgctaatgagagtcagcgctgttATCATTGCGcacaagaaaaagtttattctatatgtcaatttacaaacaaaatttgtttgtaaattgacatatagaataaactttttcttgtgCGAACTGATAACAGCGCTGACTCTTATTAGCcttgacaatattttttgtttaaatcttgaaagtttctttaaattgtaaattatttttgtaaaaatctatCTTACAATTATTTGCGAAGACTGTTAACTTTTCTCAGAAGCTTCTTACTTAACATATTTTAAGCAATTGTACGCTATTTGTTGCGCTGACATACACACGTACACTCTCACATTCATTTACTCACATATATTCTCATTTCTTTATGACTCAAGATCTTGATCTCTATTTGAAATATTCTCCATGATGACAGTCTTGATAAAGGTGTTCTCagtgatttatcatttttttctaagatTTCCTGAGTTCCTaggatttatttattattataagttttttttcttaaacgaTTCTTTTGCAGATGATCTATTTACGTCTGAAAAGAATGAAGATGTTTTTAACGGTTCTGACAATTTATTTAGTGATAAGAATCTCTTTGACGATCAAGTGTCTGCAAATTTGTGGAAAGATAAGCCAATCAAATCTTAcaagaatagtaatattataccAGCTAGTATCGATGTGCCACCGCCTATTAGTATAGTTTGTAAGTATTGGTATACTTGCGTTCTTGTTTTGTAAGAGATCTATGTTTTCTAATTTGATCACGCTTTTAGCTACAAAACCAAAGTCAGCAATCGATGATTTGTTCGCCGAAGTCGATTCAGATGAAGACCCGAATGACATTTTCTCATCAAAGAGTATCAAGAAACGCATGAAAGAACCCATAACGAGCGACAACGTTCCTGCGAGCATAGAGGAGGCGccgaaaaaatttttgaatattatagaTACCGATAACATCGCTACGAGTACACCGGAATCTAATGTTAATGCCACGAGCCTGTTTAGCGATGAGGAAAACGATGATACGGATCTATTTGGCAACTCCAAGAAGCAACATCATAAATTTGGGAATGCATCATCGTCTACAAATAAGACTCAGGAATCTAGTAAAAaggtattttttatatagtcaGGTTTGATGAATGTTCAATCGGAATATCTGCTCTCATTATATGTGAATGAAATTAAtcgatcaattaattttatataagtatttttaacattttattatagtcATTAATAGCATGACCAGGTTCAAGAGTTGGTCTCTTACATGGAAAAGGAGACATTCCAACTCAGGCCTTAATTTCTCTTAGTTCTTCGGAAGTTGcatagtattttaattatttatttagtatcggaaaaaatcaggaaaacttgaaatcttgaaagaatttctttttttactcttGATCATGGCTTTTTATGgaattatattgatatttagggaaatttttaaaattttaggagCCTGAATTTTTAGCATTTAGAACAAACTATCTTTTTATGTCATAATCGCCATTGTTGCATtgttagataaatattttaataatttatttcattaatttaataatttaaatgtattattacacTGATCTTTTTTGATAAGTGAGAAaactgaaatttaaattatgtgaatataaaagtaattattttattcttagaattataatattataaatatgatattctaatgaatatcataataaaatctttataaaatttttgagaatatgTTTGGGAATGAAGGCTAAAACAAATTGTAGAAACCTGTCGGAGGCGAGTGGATACTCGGCAATGTTTTGGCATCAGACATCGAGAGTAAACTGTCGAGTCGGATAATGCAACGGCGACAAGAGTCATCCGAATCGTCTGATAGCGACGTGCCAGGAAATTCTGATAGTGCGATAAGAAGCAATGTTGAGTCTGCATCTGCAACCATGAATCGTAGTTCGCAGAATCCCGCGGAGAATATATCAGCGATTATTGGAAACACTACCAGCAGCAGCGGAATATCAACGCAGCCGCTCAGCATCGATAACACAGCCGGATCCGGTTTGTGGTAagtcattttttgttttactttgttaatttaatttagactAGAATAGACTaattaagctattttttataaataaatatggatATACGTAGCCCAATTGCTACGATCACGTTGAATATGTTTTAATACTAGAAGTATCAAGCAATTATTAgtgttccatttttttttttttttttttaatgttatatttcttGGGTAGAAGATGCAAATCAATGTGAAATTCTTAGATTTTTCAACAACTATCCTTTATGCTgatgaaatatttgatttttaattaaatttatttgcattacaAATAACAAGTGCTATTCcctttatctaaaaaaaactttttttttaatttcttcccTATCatgcattataatattaaagatacCGATGTTTTactctaattcttagaactagaaaaagatagaaaataaattaaaccgaATTTGGAGTTAATTTATATGGTGCAGATGACCTAAAAAAGgatcaagcaaattattatgaaaataaagaatGTGATAATTAATGGGATGTAGTCGGCGAGTATCAGATATTGGGTCTCCTCGAAAAATGTCATTGTCTCACTTCAGTGAGCACCCCAGTGACTCACTCGCACGTAGCGGTTCTCCTCAGTTCTCCTCGCGCAGTCCGGGATCGTGCATGAACTTCTGGGCTTTAGTAAAAACCAAATATTTCATCAGGATAGAGAACATAGTTAAAACAGAATATTGACAAGTCAAAGAACTTTAAAATCCTatctttttttacacaaaaaatataatattaatctaaaAGAAGAAACCACTACAACCGTTTAGTACGACTAGCATTAAATCTATCATTATATTTGTACTAGTTTTTAAGTTTTCTATGAAGGTATTAAATTCAAATACTGGATATTGAATATATAGGTTATCGATTGCATGCACTTTGAAGTAGTTCAATAGCGGAATGctgtaatttttaacaattcagTATCGTTATATTGtcgtttatattatatacatacaatatctgcgtaacattaatataatataacgatATCGACATTGttgttaagagttacagaatctcATTGCAGGATTTACTACtggaaaaaaatcagaaaaatctGCTATTTGTTATCCTTAAAAATCATAGatttttatgagattttattgatattcaaagacatttttaaaattttatttttacatttaaactctttttttgacaattttttgatcatttttttatataatataatgcaaaatcAATTACCAATAAATATGGCATATATCCATATACATTCTCATGTAATTCgcgaatttttatgaaaaaaaattgacactAAAAGACAATACAATGCGTTATAAAttgatattgtatatttaatcaCTTTTCGAATTCTTTTGGTGAGTTACATCCATGTATAGCGAACAAATTGTCATGTAtagttcatattatttctttctaatattttttccaatttattattcaaaatataaaaagcattATATGGAATAAGCCAGACCTCCGATTGGGCTGAAACTTTACAGATTACGGTATATAGTGATTATTTATGAAGTGACTATTTATCCCATTTTTGGCTTTTATGtagtttaaaagataaaaaatggagaagaaaaaattatataaaactaataaccagatgtttttattttttatcttttgaattatacaaaattcgaaaatggaatcttcataattattatatattataacaatattacctGTAAAGTCCCAATCATATGGAAGGCCTATTCGGTACAGTGGCCAACATAAGAATGACTTTTTATTGCgctttataagaatattttaaaaaaagacacaatataataaatttatttcaaagctgcattaaaacatttactaattttgtttagaatttttaaaatttctcaaaaatccGAGAAGTTTTAGGAAATCTTTCATAAAACATCCCGTAAATGTTAAATGAATGACTCTCAATCTGTTAAGTTACATTTTGCGAGTGAAAACGTCAACACATGATACATTTTCCAAGGTCAGCACGTAAACAAGGAGAAGAAGCGTTATTGCTCGTTgaataacacatttaaaatGCAAACGAGCATCTGTCGCATCTTCGTGTCAACTGCGTCTAAGAATCATCTAGACAGTTGATTAGCgcgttgaaaaaaagaaaaaaatgcgtGGATTCCTAATTTGCAAGCACGTGTCGACGCATCGCTTCCTTTCAGCACACAAGTGTCGAATACTCGCGATGTCATTGAATCGATGACCCAAACATTAGTTACTCATTACACACACTGCCACATGACGAGTAAATATACTATTAGTCCAAAGTAAGCTTCTCTTCAGTACGACTGAATATGTTGCCTAGTACTAGTTGACTTTCTCATCGTGATTTGATTCTTCAATCATTTAATTGTCGAGAAACGACAACCGGACATGCAAGAATTATATGAGTGATTCTGTCTGTGATGAagtgatttaaaagaaaaaaaaaataaataaataaattttcaaagtgcTTGCAAGTTACAGTGAATTTTATCAAGGCCTGTTGCAGACATCGAGGACTATTTTCTAAACTTGACGAATGACAGACAAATAGAAAATGCGAATGGCAAAGGATTAATCGTCGCGCTCTGATTAATTCGTATAAAAGTGACGTTTATTCGTTTTCTTCGAAGGATGTAGAGAGAAAAACCGTAATTTTCTGCTGACTCTACGAAATAAATGGTGGTACGAAGCAAATGAGTGTCGTaatgtaatgaaaataaatgaggTGAATGAATCGGACGAAAGCGGCGTTTCTCGCGTTTAATGTTGCGTCGGATTTTGTCGGAAACGTTATACTTCTTTCAGCTTAAGAAATTTACGGAAAAATAAAGACTACTCGAGAGATGGATATGGTTTTTATGTTTTTGTGCGTTGAAAGTGCGAACTAGAAATAGTGAGCAACGAAGAATACATATCCAGATAAACTTGATTGCGCATCATTGCGTGAGACGCGACGCAGTCTTTTATCTAGTGTCATTGAACAATAGACAAGTGGAGAAGCTGTGTATTTCGATAAATTTGTGAACgacgttatttatttatagcaatACTTCCAGGTAGTAAATGTCTCGTTACGTATCTTATTTGTGACAAAACATGGTTAGTAGTCGTCGGGATCTAAATATCTACAAACAGGTAGTTGACAGCAAACTGGAAAAGGTTGGCTGTTATCCTCACGCGTAAAAGTAATAAGTGTTTGACCGTAAGGGCAAGTGCGTCTGGGACATCTggacaaaaaaagaaacaaaaaagggtttgtgataaaaaatttgatacaaacaatataatataataatgcaacctaatataacttaaatatatttaattctaatatatataaattatataaaatattgaaattatatatatatatatatatatatatatatataaaataaaacttacatatgtaatatataattatatgaagcTTTGACTTACGCGACCATAACTATTTTACCATCCGGTCTACAAATCATCCTCATGCATGGCCGAGCCGTGTGGTAACCTACGCCCAAAGTTTTGGGTCCAAATTTGCAGGTACCTAAATGCATATTTATGTGAGCAAAATTTGGAAGTATCTGAAAAACATAATCCAAAAGCTTTTGTTTATTCCCGCGATATTATTAACTATATgcattcacattaattttggaATAATCAAAGTTGTTTAATTTGCAAATCTGTTAAATGATCTGTCGAATTTGAAGTTGCACTTGATGTGTGGAATCATCTGTTTATGTAACAAGAGATTTTCTGCAATA contains the following coding sequences:
- the LOC105199453 gene encoding protein OPI10 homolog, with the translated sequence MLGIIVSGRLVQTDFQQVGENQFLITIPDADNINHIVVFLTGTIPFSDGMGGAVYFSWPDPNAPPNWQFLGYVSNSKPSAIFKISNLKKNHEFENSNLGIFGVGKISHFAQIGVSVEPLVVIEQQIATVTATVTNSFMEFVQKMLTNFVNYVTSYTVTQAQMTPNPTENFVPLSTLQSWYETFERRLQQNPNFWKS
- the LOC105199455 gene encoding uncharacterized protein LOC105199455, with the protein product MMGYFCVILLLMCGLIQFTTQMHFPTTTIPKGTCKFGPKTLGVGYHTARPCMRMICRPDGKIVMVACPRRTCPYGQTLITFTREDNSQPFPVCCQLPVCRYLDPDDY